The following are encoded together in the Oceanispirochaeta sp. M1 genome:
- a CDS encoding glycyl-radical enzyme activating protein: protein MTAETFDIYRLSRHDGPGMRTVLFLRGCPLRCRWCHNPESFKAGDEIWAFREKCIGCGLCIPQCPASALKLDDNGINLDRNSCISCMKCTDICPSHALEPIGKEQNLEEIMKLILREKAFMDNSGGGLTVSGGEPLLQADFVKALFVECRRLGIHTALDTCGLVPWGNFEKVLPYTDLLLFDVKHHDNAEHKRLTGSGNKLILQNLYRVRDYLEQEASSPELWIRTPVIPGATASKENIKEIGNYLKDNIGEKISRWELCAFNPLATEKYSRLQLDWNYEDSELLSTTEFSYLVELAEESFEDSERVYSSGLTSKG, encoded by the coding sequence CCCGGGATGAGAACCGTTCTGTTTCTCAGGGGATGCCCCCTGAGATGCAGATGGTGTCACAACCCTGAAAGCTTCAAGGCCGGTGATGAAATCTGGGCATTCAGGGAAAAATGCATCGGCTGCGGCCTTTGTATTCCCCAATGCCCTGCGTCTGCATTGAAACTGGATGATAATGGGATAAATCTTGACCGTAATTCCTGCATCAGCTGTATGAAATGTACAGATATCTGCCCCTCCCATGCTCTGGAGCCCATTGGAAAAGAGCAGAACCTTGAAGAGATTATGAAACTGATTCTGAGAGAAAAGGCATTTATGGATAACAGCGGCGGAGGCCTGACTGTAAGCGGCGGAGAACCTCTCCTGCAGGCAGACTTTGTAAAAGCACTTTTTGTTGAGTGCCGGAGACTGGGGATTCATACGGCTCTGGATACATGCGGACTGGTCCCCTGGGGTAATTTTGAAAAAGTTCTGCCCTACACGGATCTCCTTCTCTTTGATGTGAAGCACCATGACAATGCAGAACATAAGAGACTGACGGGAAGCGGAAATAAACTGATACTCCAGAATCTTTACAGAGTGAGAGACTATCTGGAGCAGGAAGCGAGTTCTCCAGAGCTTTGGATAAGAACTCCTGTTATCCCCGGAGCGACTGCCTCAAAAGAGAATATAAAAGAGATAGGGAATTATCTGAAAGATAATATAGGGGAAAAGATTTCACGCTGGGAACTCTGCGCCTTCAATCCACTGGCCACAGAAAAATACAGCCGGCTTCAGCTTGACTGGAATTATGAAGACTCTGAGCTTCTCTCAACAACTGAGTTCTCATACCTGGTAGAACTTGCAGAAGAATCCTTTGAAGATTCCGAAAGGGTCTACTCCTCGGGACTGACATCAAAGGGCTGA